A segment of the Panicum hallii strain FIL2 chromosome 1, PHallii_v3.1, whole genome shotgun sequence genome:
AAATAGCGCCAGGTGATTACAAGCATCCCAGGGACAGAATCAGCGTTCCGCATGCTGATCCTCATTTTATTTCCATGCAAACTTGTACAACAAAGTTCCATGTATAATCAATATTATGGTAACCTATTACACTGATTATAGCATGGTTACCTCATATATTCAACAATCACGACATCTATTTCTTGCATTGTCTTTTGTTTTGCACCATAATACAAAGCACTACAACTGTTGatcttcttcaagctcctaattTAGGATCCCTGAACCGCAGCAGCTTGCTTCGCTTCAAGGGACTTCTCATAGTCTTCAATGGATTTGAACAGCTGTGAGAAGTTTCCCTTGCCGAACCCGCCACAGCCGCCCTTCTGGTACTCCTGCCCCTGCTCGTCCTTCTCCATGCACCCAATCCTTTGGATTATCTCCAAGAAAAACGTTGGCCTGTATGGCATAGCCGATCCAATTAGATACAGAATCACATAGAGGTATAGGAAATGACAATAGCACAGTTGTAGTCAGAAATCCACTAGAACACCGAGTCACATATTAGAGCATTAACCCTGACATCTTAAACCAAGATTCGAAATTAAAGTGAAAATTACCATCGATGATAATTAGTACGTTATCAGTTGAGAGACAGATCATAGGATATGCTTGCAAGAAGCAACACACATTTGCTTGTCACTCTGCACATCATCCCCCTTTCATTTCCCTTTTAGAGTTGTCACAATCTTCATAAAGATGCATCATGCATGAAGGCACATAAGGAATTCCAACAGAATCTCATGTTCCATACCTTTCTGTATAGCTAGTATGCATGACCAGTCAACTGTTGACTATTACAAACCTGAAATTGTTCCTTTTGCAATTCGACATGCAGCATGCAATGCAAAAGCTGAAAAAAGATGACATTTTTTACCTGTCCCCCACTGGCTTGGTGAAGATTTGGAGCAACACCCCCTGGTCATCCCTGTCCACCAGCACCCCCAGTTCTTGGCACTCCTTGATCTGCTCCTCCGAGAGCACGTCCCCGGCGCGCCGCCTCACACCGTCGTAGTAgttgggcggcggaggcgccaTGAACTCGAACCCGCCCATGGCGGAGCGTGCTTGCATCTCCCGCAGCGTCCTAAGCACGTCGTTGCTGGCCACCGCGATGTGCTGCACGCCCGGGCCGCCGTGGTGGTCCAGGAACGTCTGTATCTGGCTGCGGCGCTTGGTGCCGTGCACGGGCTCGTTGAGCGGGATCAGCACGTTCTCGGAGTTGTTAGCGAGCACCATCGAATTGAGCCCGCTCTCCGCCGTGCCGACGTCCTCCGCCGTGAACTCGGCGAACTCGTGGAACCCCGTGAACCCTGCGACGTACGCGGCCACCGGCGCCAGCTCCGGGACGTTGCCGACGACATGGTCGAACCGCCTGAGCCCGTAGTCCACCGCCCCGGGGTTGCTCACGTCCTCGAAGCCCGGCAGGAAGGGCGCGTCCGCGGCGTCCGGGTAGCTCACGTACCGGAGCACGACGTCGCCGTAGAGCTCGACCTCGGCGAGGCGGAACCCGAGGCCGAGGTCGACGGGCTCGAACGCCGggcgcgcgccggcggcgacgcTGGAGCGGAAGGCGTCCTCTGCGTCGGCGACGCGGAGCGCGATGGCGCGCACCGCGAGGCCGTGGTCGGCCGCGAAGCGCCGCGCGGCTGGCGCGGAGAAGGAGGGCAGGGCCGCGGTGGCGGGgtcagcgccgcgcgcgtaGGGCGCGGTGAAGAGGAACGCGAGGGAGCCCGAGCGGAGCAGGAGCGAGGCGTGCGCGGAGTTCCCCGTGGAGAGGTCGGAtcgcgcggcgagcggcgcgccgAGGCCGAAGGAGAAGCGGCCCGCGGCCGACGCCGCGTCGGCGCACCAGAGCTCGACGTGGTGGAACGCGAGCGTGTGGAAGCGGTCGGAGCGCGGGTTGACGCGGACGAAGCCGCGGTGGCCGACAAGGCGGAACGCCGCCTGCtccggcgccacggcggcgccgggtgcggcggcggcggcgggggtcggGGTCGGGGGCATGGCGCGTGGCTCTCGGAGGGTGTGGGGGGCGTGGTGGCGACCTCAGCTTGCAGCAGTTGCGGCTTTGGCTTGGGGTGAGTGTGGCCGTGTGGGTGGGGTAAATAAAGGGTGGGGATGAGACCACGTGGACAGAGGATTCTGTGGTTGCGGGTGGGATTTGTCCCCTGGTACTTGGTGGTGGGTGAGCTCTCCGGTCTGTGAAGTTGATGAGTTGCTGACTGGCCTAGGGTACCAACAGCCTTGTACTGCGCGGTACAGTGTGAAAATAGGGGAGAGGAATAGTTTTGTGGAGTTTCCTATATAAaaagtttcatacaaagtttcATGTTCAAAGTTCAAACTCCACATAATTTGAAAGATACATAAAATAGTCTGACGTGGATATTATTATGGAAAACCCTAAAATTAGTTATAGGTAGGAAAATACATGTCTCGTGCTATGGGTAACCAAACAAAACATGCCTAAACTGGCTGCATCATGCTACCGCACGAGGGGATCGAAAC
Coding sequences within it:
- the LOC112874603 gene encoding 4-hydroxyphenylpyruvate dioxygenase, which produces MPPTPTPAAAAAPGAAVAPEQAAFRLVGHRGFVRVNPRSDRFHTLAFHHVELWCADAASAAGRFSFGLGAPLAARSDLSTGNSAHASLLLRSGSLAFLFTAPYARGADPATAALPSFSAPAARRFAADHGLAVRAIALRVADAEDAFRSSVAAGARPAFEPVDLGLGFRLAEVELYGDVVLRYVSYPDAADAPFLPGFEDVSNPGAVDYGLRRFDHVVGNVPELAPVAAYVAGFTGFHEFAEFTAEDVGTAESGLNSMVLANNSENVLIPLNEPVHGTKRRSQIQTFLDHHGGPGVQHIAVASNDVLRTLREMQARSAMGGFEFMAPPPPNYYDGVRRRAGDVLSEEQIKECQELGVLVDRDDQGVLLQIFTKPVGDRPTFFLEIIQRIGCMEKDEQGQEYQKGGCGGFGKGNFSQLFKSIEDYEKSLEAKQAAAVQGS